In Solenopsis invicta isolate M01_SB chromosome 1, UNIL_Sinv_3.0, whole genome shotgun sequence, one genomic interval encodes:
- the LOC105202123 gene encoding NAD-dependent protein deacetylase Sirt6, with amino-acid sequence MSSSYADGLSPYENKGVLGLEERYDTVETLRLKCGLLAEWIQGARHVVVHTGAGISTAAGIPDFRGTNGVWTLEQKGLKPSMNISFDEAIPTKTHMALKKLIEAKKIKFIISQNIDGLHLRSGVQRQYLAELHGNMFTEQCDKCGRSFIRNFATKSVGKKSLDTVCRSEQIGGRPCRGRMHDTILDWEHNLPDSDLTLSDLHSSVADLSICLGTTLQIIPSGNLPLYTKKYGGRLVICNLQPTKHDKKADLIINGNVDEIMVAVMKKLGLEIPEYESAMDPTRNSDTTAKEMDWTIPTSRVKEMNVLYKKVCKPMRRKRKTFMYERERTDPKRETKARKQAFPVKQEIKTDGNNITTAGETYKTENDHVADNSLKIEENAVDVETCRYTMEDASEHTDMQMNQTV; translated from the exons ATGTCATCGAGCTACGCAGACGGGTTATCGCCGTACGAAAACAAAGGAGTGCTGGGACTGGAGGag AGATACGATACCGTCGAGACTCTTCGCCTGAAATGTGGTCTCCTGGCCGAGTGGATACAAGGCGCGCGTCACGTCGTGGTCCACACTGGCGCCGGTATCAGCACCGCGGCTGGTATTCCCGATTTTCG GGGTACAAATGGCGTATGGACATTGGAACAGAAGGGTTTGAAACCTTCTATGAACATCTCTTTTGATGAAGCAATTCCTACAAAGACACATATGGCATTGAAAAAACTGATAGAGGCCA aaaaaataaagttcatCATAAGTCAGAATATAGATGGACTACATCTACGATCAGGAGTACAGAGGCAGTATCTTGCTGAACTGCATGGAAATATGTTTACAGAGCAGTGTGACAAATGTGGAAG atCGTTTATTCGTAATTTTGCAACCAAAAGCGTGGGGAAAAAATCCTTGGATACTGTATGCAGATCAGAACAGATAGGCGGTCGTCCATGCCGTGGTCGAATGCATGATACCATTCTCGACTGGGAACATAATTTGCCAGACAGTGATTTGACACTATCTGATCTTCACTCCAG CGTCGCCGATCTGAGTATATGTCTGGGAACGACGTTACAAATTATTCCAAGTGGTAATTTGCCTTTATACACGAAGAAATATGGAGGCCGTCTTGTTATATGTAATTTGCAACCGACGAAACAC GATAAGAAAGCTGACTTGATCATTAATGGCAACGTCGACGAGATAATGGTCGCGGTCATGAAGAAATTGGGATTGGAAATTCCGGAATATGAAAGCGCTATGGATCCGACACGAAATTCCGATACAACGGCTAAAGAGATGGACTGGACAATCCCGACCAGCAGAGTAAAGGAAATGAACGTGCTGTACAAGAAGGTGTGCAAGCCAATGCGAAGAAAACGGAAAACGTTTATGTACGAAAGGGAGAGAACGGACCCCAAACGAGAAACTAAAGCTAGAAAGCAAGCATTTCCAGTTAAGCAAGAAATCAAAACAGATGGTAATAATATAACCACAGCGGGTGAAACATATAAGACCGAGAACGATCATGTGGCTGACAACTCCCTTAAAATAGAAGAGAACGCGGTGGATGTTGAAACGTGTAGATATACTATGGAAGACGCATCGGAGCATACTGATATGCAAATGAATCAAACGGTGTAG
- the LOC105202067 gene encoding uncharacterized protein LOC105202067 has product MNKSVKASTSKTDVKEMEKDSNVEYEASYLKTGIMRGVVYEMKMLTWVAWKLMRQDDRRIGKWWLATEVSKARGFHDLVLKYIPNDSKGSSDVKYRFMQMKHKTSLEKYSDINDSYLISKNKLHRQGSLIYLFKSYVNMLNSFENIKPDQILDLTIFTNMNIKAFRFLIPRGNDKLYGFEEKGKRYRIDINEIRKTPGIIPALMNINPDENIIFGFLKKLIFAVSQPSEHELEKFIIKDMETVYNVPQIFYNSLYKNIIDWFLIYTNGKAPFLTKTHVEKYLKDTEIILEQIMETCVDSPSKQAAKLPDKLKLLSL; this is encoded by the exons ATGAACAAGAGTGTTAAAGCCAGCACGAGCAAAACGGACGTCAAAGAAATGGAGAAAG ACTCGAATGTCGAGTATGAAGCCTCATACTTAAAAACTGGCATTATGCGTGGAGTCGTGTACGAGATGAAGATGTTGACTTGGGTTGCATGGAAGCTGATGCGCCAAGACGATCGAAGAATTGGCAAATGGTGGTTGGCCACCGAGGTATCTAAGGCGCGTGGATTCCATGAtcttgtcttaaaatatattcctAATGATTCAAAAGGATCTTCCGATGTAAAATATCGTTTCATGCAAATGAAACACAAAACGTCCTTGGAGAAATATTCCGATATCAATGATTCCTATTTGATATCTAAGAATAAATTGCATCGTCAAGGCAgtctaatttatttgtttaagtcCTACGTTAATATGCTTAACAGCTTTGAGAATATTAAACCCGACCAAATATTGGAtctaacaatttttacaaatatgaatataaaagcATTTCGTTTCCTAATACCTAGAGGAAATGACAAACTTTATGGATTTGAGGAAAAGGGCAAGAGATATCGCATTGACATAAACGAAATACGGAAGACGCCAGGAATAATTCCAGCGCTCATGAACATTAACCCGGACGAAAACATCATATTTGGCTTCCTGAAAAAGTTGATATTTGCGGTAAGCCAGCCTTCTGAGCACGAGTTGGAGAAATTCATCATCAAAGACATGGAAACGGTCTACAACGTGCCACAAATCTTCTACAATAGCTTATACAAGAATATAATTGATTGGTTTCTCATTTATACCAACGGCAAGGCGCCGTTTCTCACTAAGACCCATGTAGAAAAATACTTAAAGGATACGGAAATTATATTGGAGCAAATAATGGAGACATGTGTCGACTCACCATCAAAACAAGCTGCGAAATTgccggataaattaa